One region of Channa argus isolate prfri chromosome 20, Channa argus male v1.0, whole genome shotgun sequence genomic DNA includes:
- the rpp30 gene encoding ribonuclease P protein subunit p30 isoform X2: MSVFMDLNLSFSEDRSQLQSLVEMAAHLGFSTVAINYVFEPTAKKKQEIPVPKPINELMDQLPIVQGRSRPIRVLNRLTVVMSDSSHFRPNAAEYRRFDLLAVHPTTEKLFHSACMLYDVDIICVSVTEKLPFFFKRAPVNGAGERGVVFELCYSAAIRDSTLRRYTIANALTLMESCRGKNVIVSSAAEKALELRGPYDATNLGLLFGLSDADAKEAVSSTCRSVLLHAATPPPLSVRNQENGQWHHLHHEELQPTGGDT, encoded by the exons ATGTCGGTCTTTATGGATTTAAACCTGAGTTTCTCGGAGGATCGGAGCCAACTGCAGAGTCTGGTGGAGATGGCAGCTCATT TGGGTTTCTCCACAGTCGCCATCAACTATGTGTTTGAACCCACAGCCAAAAAGAAACAG GAGATCCCAGTCCCAAAGCCAATCAATGAGCTGATGGATCAGCTGCCCATTGTTCAG GGTCGTTCTCGTCCAATCAGAGTGCTAAACAGACTGACTGTGGTGATGTCAGATTCCAGCCACTTc AGGCCGAATGCTGCAGAGTATCGGAGATTTGACCTGCTTGCTGTGCATCCAACCACAGAGAAACTTTTCCAC tcagCCTGTATGTTGTATGACGTCGATATCATCTGTGTCTCAGTCACAGAGAAACTTCCCTTTTTCTTCAAGAGAGCACCTGTCAATGGG GCAGGGGAGCGCGGCGTGGTGTTTGAGCTCTGCTATTCTGCAGCCATCAGAGACTCCACCCTGAGACGCTACACCATCGCCAATGCCCTCACTCTGATGGAGAGCTGCAGAGGCAAG aaCGTGATCGTGTCCAGTGCAGCTGAGAAG GCTCTGGAGCTCAGGGGTCCGTACGATGCCACCAACTT AGGTTTGTTGTTCGGTCTGTCAGATGCTGATGCTAAAGAAGCTGTTTCCTCCACTTGTCGGTCAGTTCTACTACATGCAG CTACCCCCCCACCTCTGTCCGTCAGAAACCAGGAAAACGGCCAGTGGCATCATCTACACCATGAAGAGCTGCAGCCAACAGGAGGAGACACCTGA
- the nudt13 gene encoding nucleoside diphosphate-linked moiety X motif 13 isoform X1 → MLRSLKIILSTTKHLPSCCCSGFVSRTRYVNWLKEDDEACLAALENGHIFLFHHLHPLLQRTKTGTLRPAALISSDLQSVLERLGSDRSLMKESVLLGCSEQNQALFCLDVGELDQATVEEECTGNFMDLGKSLFLLTGEEVPLLVKVYSQGQALLRWHQTSRFCSATGQLTQRNQAGSQRVCSSNGIVYYPKMSPVVIVLVSDGKRCLLVRQSSFPRGMYSALAGFCDMGESLEEALCREVAEEVGLEVQSVSYSSSQHWPFPHSSFMLGCHATVSPAHTQLQVDHAELEDARWFSSEEINSALKVKTPPRRGDPPILWLPPKQAIAHRLITEWMEQQKLTSGL, encoded by the exons ATGTTGAGAAGTCTAAAGATCATCCTCTCTACCACAAAGCATCTGCCGTCCTGCTGTTGCTCAGGCTTTGTCTCCAGAACGAG GTATGTGAACTGGCTGAAGGAGGACGATGAAGCATGTCTTGCAGCTCTGGAGAATGGTCACATTTTCCTGTTCCACCATCTGCATCCACTGCTGCAAAGAACAAAGACAGGAACCCTTAGACCTGCAGCACTTATTAGCTCAG ATCTGCAGTCAGTCTTAGAGCGACTGGGTTCAGACAGATCCCTAATGAAGGAGTCAGTTCTGCTTGGCTGTTCTGAGCAGAACCAGGCTCTGTTCTGTCTGGATGTTG GAGAATTGGACCAGGCCACAGTAGAAGAGGAGTGTACAGGAAACTTCATGGACCTGGGGAAGTCTTTGTTTCTGTTGACAGGAGAAGAGGTACCTCTGCTGGTCAAG GTGTATTCACAGGGTCAGGCTCTTCTGCGCTGGCATCAAACCAGCAGGTTTTGCAGTGCCACGGGTCAGCTGACCCAACGTAACCAGGCAGGAAGTCAGAGAGTTTGCAGCAGCAATGGCATTGTCTACTATCCCAAG ATGTCTCCGGTGGTAATTGTGCTGGTCTCTGATGGAAAGCGTTGTTTGTTGGTCCGTCAGTCTTCTTTCCCTCGTGGGATGTACAGCGCTCTGGCTGGCTTCTGTGACATGG GTGAGTCTCTGGAGGAAGCTCTGTGCAGAGAGGTGGCAGAGGAGGTGGGTCTGGAGGTCCAGAGTGTCTCCTACAGCTCCTCTCAGCACTGGCCTTTCCCTCACAGCTCCTTCATGCTTGGCTGCCATGCTACCGTTAGCCCCGCCCACACTCAG TTACAAGTGGACCATGCAGAGCTGGAGGATGCTCGCTGGTTCAGTTCGGAGGAAATCAACTCGGCCCTAAAGGTGAAGACTCCTCCCCGGAGAGGTGACCCCCCCATTCTCTGGCTGCCACCAAAACAAGCCATTGCCCACCGACTCATCACGGAGTGGATGGAGCAGCAGAAACTAACATCCGGACTCTGA
- the rpp30 gene encoding ribonuclease P protein subunit p30 isoform X1 has translation MSVFMDLNLSFSEDRSQLQSLVEMAAHLGFSTVAINYVFEPTAKKKQEIPVPKPINELMDQLPIVQGRSRPIRVLNRLTVVMSDSSHFRPNAAEYRRFDLLAVHPTTEKLFHSACMLYDVDIICVSVTEKLPFFFKRAPVNGAGERGVVFELCYSAAIRDSTLRRYTIANALTLMESCRGKNVIVSSAAEKALELRGPYDATNLGLLFGLSDADAKEAVSSTCRSVLLHAETRKTASGIIYTMKSCSQQEETPESEPCEAPAAKRPHLAE, from the exons ATGTCGGTCTTTATGGATTTAAACCTGAGTTTCTCGGAGGATCGGAGCCAACTGCAGAGTCTGGTGGAGATGGCAGCTCATT TGGGTTTCTCCACAGTCGCCATCAACTATGTGTTTGAACCCACAGCCAAAAAGAAACAG GAGATCCCAGTCCCAAAGCCAATCAATGAGCTGATGGATCAGCTGCCCATTGTTCAG GGTCGTTCTCGTCCAATCAGAGTGCTAAACAGACTGACTGTGGTGATGTCAGATTCCAGCCACTTc AGGCCGAATGCTGCAGAGTATCGGAGATTTGACCTGCTTGCTGTGCATCCAACCACAGAGAAACTTTTCCAC tcagCCTGTATGTTGTATGACGTCGATATCATCTGTGTCTCAGTCACAGAGAAACTTCCCTTTTTCTTCAAGAGAGCACCTGTCAATGGG GCAGGGGAGCGCGGCGTGGTGTTTGAGCTCTGCTATTCTGCAGCCATCAGAGACTCCACCCTGAGACGCTACACCATCGCCAATGCCCTCACTCTGATGGAGAGCTGCAGAGGCAAG aaCGTGATCGTGTCCAGTGCAGCTGAGAAG GCTCTGGAGCTCAGGGGTCCGTACGATGCCACCAACTT AGGTTTGTTGTTCGGTCTGTCAGATGCTGATGCTAAAGAAGCTGTTTCCTCCACTTGTCGGTCAGTTCTACTACATGCAG AAACCAGGAAAACGGCCAGTGGCATCATCTACACCATGAAGAGCTGCAGCCAACAGGAGGAGACACCTGAATCTGAACCCT GTGAAGCTCCTGCAGCCAAGAGACCTCACCTGGCTGAGTGA
- the nudt13 gene encoding nucleoside diphosphate-linked moiety X motif 13 isoform X2, giving the protein MLRSLKIILSTTKHLPSCCCSGFVSRTRYVNWLKEDDEACLAALENGHIFLFHHLHPLLQRTKTGTLRPAALISSDLQSVLERLGSDRSLMKESVLLGCSEQNQALFCLDVGELDQATVEEECTGNFMDLGKSLFLLTGEEVPLLVKGQALLRWHQTSRFCSATGQLTQRNQAGSQRVCSSNGIVYYPKMSPVVIVLVSDGKRCLLVRQSSFPRGMYSALAGFCDMGESLEEALCREVAEEVGLEVQSVSYSSSQHWPFPHSSFMLGCHATVSPAHTQLQVDHAELEDARWFSSEEINSALKVKTPPRRGDPPILWLPPKQAIAHRLITEWMEQQKLTSGL; this is encoded by the exons ATGTTGAGAAGTCTAAAGATCATCCTCTCTACCACAAAGCATCTGCCGTCCTGCTGTTGCTCAGGCTTTGTCTCCAGAACGAG GTATGTGAACTGGCTGAAGGAGGACGATGAAGCATGTCTTGCAGCTCTGGAGAATGGTCACATTTTCCTGTTCCACCATCTGCATCCACTGCTGCAAAGAACAAAGACAGGAACCCTTAGACCTGCAGCACTTATTAGCTCAG ATCTGCAGTCAGTCTTAGAGCGACTGGGTTCAGACAGATCCCTAATGAAGGAGTCAGTTCTGCTTGGCTGTTCTGAGCAGAACCAGGCTCTGTTCTGTCTGGATGTTG GAGAATTGGACCAGGCCACAGTAGAAGAGGAGTGTACAGGAAACTTCATGGACCTGGGGAAGTCTTTGTTTCTGTTGACAGGAGAAGAGGTACCTCTGCTGGTCAAG GGTCAGGCTCTTCTGCGCTGGCATCAAACCAGCAGGTTTTGCAGTGCCACGGGTCAGCTGACCCAACGTAACCAGGCAGGAAGTCAGAGAGTTTGCAGCAGCAATGGCATTGTCTACTATCCCAAG ATGTCTCCGGTGGTAATTGTGCTGGTCTCTGATGGAAAGCGTTGTTTGTTGGTCCGTCAGTCTTCTTTCCCTCGTGGGATGTACAGCGCTCTGGCTGGCTTCTGTGACATGG GTGAGTCTCTGGAGGAAGCTCTGTGCAGAGAGGTGGCAGAGGAGGTGGGTCTGGAGGTCCAGAGTGTCTCCTACAGCTCCTCTCAGCACTGGCCTTTCCCTCACAGCTCCTTCATGCTTGGCTGCCATGCTACCGTTAGCCCCGCCCACACTCAG TTACAAGTGGACCATGCAGAGCTGGAGGATGCTCGCTGGTTCAGTTCGGAGGAAATCAACTCGGCCCTAAAGGTGAAGACTCCTCCCCGGAGAGGTGACCCCCCCATTCTCTGGCTGCCACCAAAACAAGCCATTGCCCACCGACTCATCACGGAGTGGATGGAGCAGCAGAAACTAACATCCGGACTCTGA
- the si:ch211-207i20.2 gene encoding zinc finger protein ZFP2, with protein MSSHVGLHTQLAAVMESLVHAAVAELKKLVEDSSSFRLDLEVRTSSPDSCGGEEPPLPARIKDGSREKMLLFASIMETLGNEALGKIMNIVDEAKLLVGLDSGRGGKRPQISVLNILNTAQVELEHSYGVRLSNSKTDRPAQKKADEEGVETPFVLAVTVKDEHGNIDLGAIAERAQVEAAQVVPPEPPQQPPKVPGSPEFILQSVTWKYFMCTACGKSFTSQSNLKSHYRIHTGEKPFSCSECGRAFRQRQSMQSHMRTHTGERPYECPQCGKCFSKQAQLKTHSIIHTGEKPYGCEVCGRRFNLLQNLHRHAHTHTGKKLFVCNVCGKGFTRAITLKTHQLIHTGQKPFKCEQCPKTFRHVVNLKNHQRIHSGVRPFGCDICGKSFRQSVNLKIHRRIHTGERPFSCPECGKTFSQQSSLISHGRTHSKEKPFHCESCEKKFNNANSLKLHMRIHTGEKPYSCDICGKTFSQGSHLRTHKRHVHAGGKQYICDKCGKRYSDQRNLKLHKCGYA; from the exons ATGAGCTCCCACGTCGGCCTGCACACTCAGCTGGCCGCCGTCATGGAGTCTCTGGTTCACGCCGCTGTGGCGGAGCTCAAGAAGCTGGTAGAGGACAGCTCGTCCTTTCGTCTCGACTTGGAAGTCCGGACCAGCAGCCCCGACAGCTGTGGAGGAGAGGAGCCGCCTCTGCCGGCCAGAATAAAGGACGGGAGCCGTGAGAAGATG ttGCTGTTTGCTTCCATCATGGAGACTCTGGGGAACGAAGCTCTGGGGAAGATCATGAATATTGTGGATGAAGCCAAACTGCTGGTGGGGCTGGATTCAGGGAGGGGAGGCAAGAGACCGCAGATCAGTGTCCTCAACATTCTCAACACCGCACAAGTTG AGCTCGAACACTCGTATGGAGTCCGACTCTCGAACTCCAAAACAGACAGGCCTGCTCAG AAAAAAGCTGATGAGGAAGGAGTGGAAACTCCCTTTGTGCTAGCAGTCACTGTTAAAGACGAACATGGAAACATTGACCTGGGAGCCATAGCTGAGA GAGCTCAAGTCGAAGCAGCGCAGGTGGTTCCTCCTGAGCCCCCGCAGCAGCCACCCAAAGTCCCCGGCTCTCCTGAATTCATCCTACAGAGCGTCACCTGGAAATACTTCATGTGCACAGCGTGCGGAAAGTCCTTCACATCTCAGAGCAACTTGAAGTCTCACTATCGTATCCACACGGGGGAGAAGCCATTTTCCTGCAGCGAGTGTGGTCGGGCTTTTCGCCAGCGGCAGAGCATGCAGAGCCACATGCGCACTCACACGGGCGAGCGTCCATATGAGTGTCCGCAGTGTGGGAAATGTTTCTCCAAACAGGCGCAGCTTAAGACGCACTCCATCATCCACACTGGAGAGAAGCCATACGGTTGCGAGGTGTGCGGACGCCGCTTCAACCTGCTGCAGAACCTGCACCGCcacgcgcacacgcacactGGCAAAAAGCTGTTTGTCTGCAACGTTTGTGGAAAAGGCTTCACTCGCGCCATTACGCTCAAAACCCACCAACTCATCCACACTGGCCAGAAACCCTTCAAGTGCGAACAGTGCCCCAAAACTTTTCGCCACGTCGTCAACCTGAAGAACCACCAGAGGATCCACAGTGGCGTGCGGCCATTTGGCTGTGACATCTGCGGGAAGAGCTTCCGCCAGTCGGTGAACCTGAAAATCCACCGCAGGATCCACACGGGCGAGCGGCCGTTCAGCTGCCCAGAGTGCGGCAAGACATTCAGCCAGCAGAGCAGCCTGATCTCACACGGCCGCACGCACTCCAAAGAGAAGCCGTTCCACTGCGAATCCTGCGAAAAGAAGTTCAACAACGCCAACAGCCTGAAGCTGCACATGCGCATCCACACTGGAGAGAAGCCGTATAGCTGTGACATCTGTGGCAAGACCTTTAGCCAGGGCAGCCACCTGAGGACACACAAGAGACACGTGCACGCCGGCGGCAAGCAGTACATTTGTGACAAGTGTGGTAAGAGATACTCGGACCAACGCAACCTCAAGCTGCACAAGTGCGGCTACGCATGA
- the si:ch211-221j21.3 gene encoding uncharacterized protein si:ch211-221j21.3 — protein MQCVNLLKKRSLEPEMEPWGCRAKRACLEAELQAAECPMETRHTFSVTNQQRDQRMDVTQPRPQLCCPRCLAGEPGHINHILGL, from the exons ATGCAGTGTGTTAACCTGCTGAAGAAGAGAAGTTTGGAGCCGGAGATGGAGCCGTGGGGGTGCCGAGCG aagcGGGCGTGTTTGGAGGCGGAGCTCCAGGCAGCAGAGTGTCCAATGGAAACGCGTCATACTTTCTCTGTAACCAATCAGCAACGAGATCAGCGG ATGGATGTAACTCAGCCCAGACCTCAGCTCTGCTGCCCCCGCTGCCTCGCCGGAGAACCA ggtCACATTAACCACATCCTGGGTCTCTGA